Proteins encoded by one window of Bradyrhizobium sp. B097:
- a CDS encoding quinone oxidoreductase, with the protein MTKAVRVHKVGGPEVLTYEDVEVGAPGTGEVRIRQHAVGLNFIDVYFRTGLYKAPGLPFIAGNEAAGEVVAVGPGVTNFHPGDRVAYYYNLGGYASERVIPADKLVKLPDHITYEQGAVLMLKGLTVWYLLHKTFKVEQGHRVLIHAAAGGIGLLACQWAHALGAHVIGTVGSKAKADIALANGCDHVILYNEENFVERVKQISRGELCDVVYDGVGKTTFPGSLSCLRPRGLFVSFGNASGPVPPFPLAELNNHGSLFATRPKLNDYVGTRKELLEGADTLFAAVINGKLHVPINHAYALKDVAKAHIDLESRATTGAAILRP; encoded by the coding sequence ATGACCAAGGCTGTGCGGGTGCACAAGGTGGGGGGCCCTGAGGTCCTGACCTATGAGGATGTCGAGGTGGGGGCGCCGGGAACCGGCGAGGTCCGCATCCGCCAGCATGCGGTCGGGCTGAACTTCATCGACGTCTATTTCCGCACCGGCCTCTACAAGGCGCCCGGCCTGCCGTTCATCGCCGGCAACGAGGCCGCGGGCGAGGTCGTGGCGGTCGGTCCGGGGGTGACCAATTTCCACCCCGGCGATCGCGTCGCCTATTACTACAACCTCGGCGGTTACGCCTCCGAGCGCGTCATCCCGGCGGACAAACTTGTAAAGCTGCCCGACCACATCACGTATGAGCAGGGCGCCGTGCTGATGCTCAAGGGGCTCACGGTCTGGTACCTGCTGCACAAGACCTTCAAGGTCGAGCAGGGCCATCGGGTGCTGATCCACGCCGCGGCCGGCGGCATCGGGCTGCTGGCCTGCCAGTGGGCCCACGCGCTTGGCGCGCATGTCATCGGCACCGTCGGCTCGAAGGCGAAGGCCGATATCGCGCTCGCCAATGGCTGCGACCACGTCATCCTCTACAACGAGGAGAATTTCGTCGAACGCGTCAAGCAGATCAGCCGCGGTGAGCTCTGCGACGTCGTCTATGACGGCGTCGGCAAGACCACCTTCCCGGGATCGCTGTCGTGCCTGCGGCCACGCGGCCTGTTCGTCTCGTTCGGCAACGCCTCTGGGCCGGTGCCGCCGTTCCCGCTCGCCGAACTCAACAACCACGGTTCGCTGTTCGCGACGCGGCCGAAGCTCAACGACTATGTCGGCACCCGCAAGGAATTGCTCGAAGGCGCCGACACGCTGTTCGCCGCCGTGATCAACGGCAAGCTGCACGTGCCGATCAACCACGCCTACGCGCTCAAGGACGTCGCCAAGGCGCATATCGATCTGGAGAGCCGGGCGACCACGGGGGCGGCGATTTTGCGGCCGTAA
- a CDS encoding invasion associated locus B family protein, whose translation MNFRILAAPVRPHGRIVALMAATAFSAALLVPAARAQQPAAPAPAAPKAAPKAAPKAAPKAPAAQPAPQAQAPAAGQAPAAAAQQPPQDQQIQLIYAPWTKFCLKGQEANAKQVCFTGKDGRIESGQPVIAAVIIEPEGEPKKILRVTLPLGMQLVHGTRIIVDGNPPQQAPYVICFQNGCMSDYEATPELIANMKKGQNLVVQAINSNGAPLTLPLPLNTEFAKAYDGPPTDPKVFEENSKKLQEELQKRAEEQRKKLEGAGGGAAPAPANPAAK comes from the coding sequence ATGAATTTCCGTATCTTGGCCGCCCCGGTCCGGCCGCATGGGCGAATTGTTGCCCTGATGGCGGCGACGGCATTCTCTGCAGCGCTCCTGGTTCCTGCCGCTCGGGCCCAGCAGCCGGCAGCGCCGGCGCCTGCGGCACCGAAGGCAGCGCCCAAGGCGGCACCCAAGGCAGCTCCGAAGGCGCCGGCAGCCCAGCCGGCGCCCCAGGCACAGGCACCGGCCGCAGGTCAGGCGCCCGCCGCGGCCGCCCAGCAGCCGCCCCAGGATCAGCAGATCCAGCTGATCTACGCCCCCTGGACAAAGTTCTGCCTGAAGGGCCAGGAAGCCAACGCCAAGCAGGTTTGCTTCACCGGCAAGGACGGCCGCATCGAGTCGGGCCAGCCGGTGATTGCCGCCGTGATCATCGAGCCGGAAGGCGAGCCGAAGAAGATCCTGCGCGTCACGCTGCCGCTCGGCATGCAGCTGGTTCACGGCACCCGCATCATCGTCGACGGCAACCCGCCGCAGCAGGCGCCCTATGTGATCTGCTTCCAGAACGGTTGCATGTCCGACTATGAAGCAACCCCCGAGCTGATCGCCAACATGAAGAAGGGCCAGAACCTCGTGGTCCAGGCGATCAATTCGAACGGCGCGCCGCTGACGCTGCCGCTGCCGCTCAACACCGAATTCGCCAAGGCCTATGACGGCCCGCCGACCGATCCGAAGGTGTTCGAGGAAAACTCGAAGAAGCTGCAGGAAGAGTTGCAGAAGCGCGCCGAAGAACAGCGCAAGAAGCTGGAAGGCGCGGGCGGTGGTGCGGCGCCGGCTCCGGCCAATCCGGCAGCCAAGTAA
- a CDS encoding UbiH/UbiF family hydroxylase: MTDSSQDYDVIVIGGGPAGLTAAIALADAGARTALLARRAPYADNRTTALLGASTEILERLDVWRRCSENAAALKTMRLVDDTGRLIRAPEVRFSSDEIGREQFGFNIDNRSLVAALEDRAGEMAALTRFDDEAASVQPDDAAVAVVTRQGQSLSARLVVGADGRNSLSREAAGIEVVSRELGQSALTFNITHSRPHRNISTEFHTEHGPCVFVPLSGNRSSVVWVSAPKEAERLKALGDGELSDAAERQSHSILGRVEVQGGRHVFPLAIERPRQFAKDRIALVGESAHVLPPIGAQGLNMGLRDAADIAEITGQAIGRGEDPGAPHVLSRYQAARRPDVASRTWAIDIANRSLLSDFLGVQTARAAGLHLLGAFGPLRRLAMREGLAPSWRR, translated from the coding sequence ATGACCGACAGCTCCCAGGATTATGACGTTATCGTAATAGGCGGCGGCCCGGCCGGATTGACGGCTGCGATTGCCCTCGCCGACGCCGGCGCGCGTACCGCGCTGTTGGCGCGCCGCGCCCCCTATGCCGACAACCGGACCACCGCGCTGCTCGGCGCCTCGACCGAGATCCTGGAGCGGCTCGACGTCTGGCGGCGCTGCAGCGAAAATGCTGCCGCGCTCAAGACCATGCGCCTCGTCGACGACACCGGCCGCCTGATCCGCGCGCCGGAAGTGCGGTTCTCCTCCGATGAGATCGGCCGCGAGCAGTTCGGCTTCAACATCGACAATCGCTCGCTGGTCGCAGCGCTCGAGGACCGCGCCGGCGAGATGGCCGCACTAACGCGGTTCGACGACGAGGCCGCCTCGGTGCAACCGGATGATGCCGCGGTCGCCGTGGTGACGCGGCAGGGCCAGTCGCTGTCGGCCCGGCTCGTGGTCGGCGCCGACGGGCGCAACTCGCTGTCCCGCGAGGCCGCCGGCATCGAGGTGGTCAGCCGCGAGCTCGGCCAATCCGCCCTCACCTTCAACATCACCCACAGCCGGCCGCACCGGAACATCTCGACCGAGTTTCACACCGAGCACGGCCCCTGCGTGTTCGTGCCGCTCAGCGGCAACCGAAGCAGCGTGGTCTGGGTCTCGGCGCCCAAGGAGGCCGAACGGCTGAAGGCGCTCGGCGACGGCGAATTGTCCGACGCGGCCGAGCGGCAGTCGCACTCGATCCTCGGCCGCGTCGAGGTCCAGGGTGGCCGTCACGTGTTTCCGCTCGCCATCGAGCGGCCCCGGCAATTCGCCAAGGACCGGATCGCGCTGGTTGGTGAATCCGCCCATGTGCTGCCGCCGATCGGCGCGCAGGGGCTCAACATGGGATTGCGCGATGCCGCCGATATCGCCGAGATCACAGGCCAGGCGATCGGCCGCGGCGAGGATCCCGGCGCGCCACATGTGCTGTCGCGCTATCAGGCGGCGCGGCGGCCCGATGTCGCCAGCCGGACCTGGGCGATCGACATCGCCAACCGCTCGCTGCTCAGCGACTTCCTCGGCGTGCAGACGGCGCGGGCCGCCGGCCTGCATCTGCTCGGCGCCTTCGGCCCGCTGCGGCGGCTGGCGATGCGCGAGGGCCTCGCGCCGTCGTGGCGGCGGTGA
- the pcsA gene encoding phosphatidylcholine synthase codes for MEHSSQPDALRERMRTAAFSVHIFTALGAGVALLAMLEAVREHWANMFAWLGVALIIDGIDGPLARRFDVVRLQPNWSGEVLDLVVDFVTYVFVPAYAITASRMLLPLAAPVLGIGIVVSSALYFADRRMKADDNHFRGFPALWNAAAFYLFLLHLPPVLSTIVVALLIVLTFAPFHVLHPFRVVRLRWLTLWLLGAWALLGMYTLANDFMVGAPITFGLCAIAVYIVGSDTLIRRMKAFRA; via the coding sequence ATGGAGCACTCGAGCCAGCCGGATGCGTTGCGAGAACGGATGCGGACCGCCGCATTCTCCGTTCATATCTTCACGGCGCTCGGCGCCGGGGTCGCGCTGCTGGCGATGCTGGAGGCGGTGCGCGAGCACTGGGCCAACATGTTCGCCTGGCTCGGGGTCGCACTGATCATAGACGGGATCGACGGCCCGCTGGCGCGCCGGTTCGACGTGGTGCGGCTGCAGCCGAACTGGTCGGGCGAGGTGCTCGACCTGGTGGTCGATTTCGTCACCTACGTGTTCGTGCCGGCCTATGCGATCACCGCGAGCAGGATGCTGCTGCCGCTGGCTGCGCCGGTCCTCGGCATCGGCATCGTGGTGTCCAGTGCGCTGTATTTCGCCGACCGCCGCATGAAGGCCGACGACAACCATTTCCGCGGCTTCCCGGCGCTGTGGAATGCGGCGGCGTTCTATCTGTTCCTGCTGCATTTGCCGCCGGTGCTGTCGACGATCGTGGTCGCGCTGCTGATCGTGCTGACCTTTGCGCCGTTCCATGTGCTGCACCCGTTCCGCGTGGTGCGGCTACGCTGGCTCACGCTGTGGCTGCTCGGCGCCTGGGCGCTGCTCGGCATGTACACGCTCGCCAACGATTTCATGGTTGGAGCCCCGATCACCTTCGGCCTCTGCGCTATCGCGGTCTACATCGTCGGCAGCGATACCCTGATCCGCCGGATGAAAGCCTTCAGAGCATGA
- the hspQ gene encoding heat shock protein HspQ: MIKARTAKFQIGQIVRHRVFSFRGVIFDIDPEFNNTEEWWLSIPEEMRPHKDQPFYHLLAENSETEYVAYVSEQNLLPDDSGEPIRHSQVAEIFVKDKSGGYRPRNPSLN, from the coding sequence ATGATCAAAGCGCGCACCGCCAAGTTTCAGATCGGGCAGATCGTCCGTCACCGGGTGTTCTCCTTCCGGGGCGTGATTTTTGATATCGACCCGGAGTTCAACAACACCGAGGAATGGTGGCTGTCGATCCCCGAGGAAATGCGGCCGCACAAGGACCAGCCGTTCTATCATCTGCTCGCGGAAAACTCGGAGACCGAGTACGTCGCCTATGTGTCCGAGCAGAATCTGCTGCCCGACGATTCCGGCGAGCCGATCCGGCACTCGCAGGTGGCGGAGATCTTCGTGAAGGACAAATCCGGCGGCTACCGTCCGCGCAACCCGTCGCTGAACTGA
- a CDS encoding MFS transporter — MSQRVSTHRREPLSRPSEPPTGRASADAGGCLDQDNVPGAFHPGIVHLALAMGGFAIGIAEFATMSLLPFFAHDLHISEPQAGHAISAYALGVVVGAPVIAVLSARMARRTLLIALMGFFALMNGLSGLAPDYHTMLVLRFLAGLPHGAYFGIAMLVAASLVPIDKRTAAVGRVLLGLTIATTIGVPLANGVGQAIGWRWAFAIVAGLALLTAMLVLIFAPRDVADSKASPLRELSALGRKHVWLTLAIGAIGFGGLFSVYTYLASTMLAVTHTSPALVPVTLCVFGAGLTAGNIIVPRFADRALMATAGGLLLWSAATLALYPLAAANFWTLSADVFLIGLGGALATVLQTRLMDVAGEAQSLAAALNHSAFNVANALGPWLGGMAVAAGYGWTSTGLVGAGLALAGFAVWAIAAALAAREGV; from the coding sequence ATGTCCCAGCGAGTCAGCACGCACCGGCGGGAACCGCTCTCCCGGCCTTCGGAGCCGCCGACCGGGCGTGCTTCGGCCGATGCCGGCGGGTGCCTCGACCAGGACAACGTCCCCGGTGCCTTTCATCCGGGCATCGTTCATCTCGCGCTGGCGATGGGCGGGTTCGCGATCGGCATCGCCGAATTCGCGACCATGAGCCTGCTGCCGTTCTTCGCCCACGATCTGCACATCAGCGAGCCCCAGGCCGGTCACGCGATCAGCGCCTACGCGCTCGGCGTCGTGGTGGGCGCGCCTGTGATCGCCGTGCTGTCGGCGCGCATGGCGCGGCGGACACTGCTGATCGCGCTGATGGGCTTCTTTGCGCTGATGAACGGCCTCTCCGGGCTCGCGCCCGACTACCACACCATGCTGGTGCTGCGCTTCCTCGCCGGGCTGCCGCATGGCGCCTATTTCGGCATCGCCATGCTGGTCGCGGCCTCGCTGGTCCCGATCGACAAGCGCACGGCGGCGGTCGGCCGCGTGCTGCTGGGCCTCACCATCGCGACGACGATCGGCGTCCCGCTCGCAAACGGCGTGGGGCAGGCGATCGGCTGGCGTTGGGCTTTCGCGATCGTTGCCGGCCTCGCGCTCCTGACCGCCATGCTGGTCCTGATCTTCGCGCCGCGTGACGTCGCCGACAGCAAGGCGAGCCCGTTGCGTGAGCTCTCGGCGCTCGGGCGCAAGCATGTCTGGCTGACACTTGCGATCGGTGCCATCGGTTTTGGCGGACTGTTCTCGGTCTACACTTATCTGGCGTCGACCATGCTGGCGGTGACGCACACGTCGCCCGCGCTGGTGCCCGTCACGCTATGTGTGTTCGGCGCCGGTCTCACCGCCGGCAACATCATCGTGCCGCGCTTTGCCGACCGCGCGCTGATGGCAACCGCGGGCGGGCTGCTGCTGTGGTCGGCCGCGACGCTGGCGTTGTATCCGCTGGCGGCGGCGAATTTCTGGACGCTGAGCGCCGACGTGTTCCTGATCGGGCTGGGCGGAGCGCTCGCCACCGTGTTGCAGACCCGGCTGATGGATGTCGCGGGCGAAGCTCAGAGCCTCGCCGCCGCGCTCAACCATTCCGCCTTCAACGTCGCCAATGCGCTGGGGCCGTGGCTCGGCGGAATGGCCGTCGCGGCCGGCTACGGCTGGACCTCGACCGGTCTCGTCGGCGCCGGACTGGCGCTGGCGGGTTTTGCAGTCTGGGCGATCGCGGCGGCGCTGGCCGCGCGTGAGGGGGTATGA
- a CDS encoding TerC family protein, protein MMQLITSPEAWAALLTLTALEIVLGIDNVIFLSVLVSRIPQPQANRARQIGLLLALVFRIILLSVLVWLIGLTQPVITIESVALSWRDIILIGGGLFLIAKATHEIHGEVEARDAEENDKPSPNAFFWVIVQIIIIDLVFSLDSIITAIGMAQDIEIMIAAVVIACAIMYISSGPVARFVAEHPTTKMLALAFLVLIGVALVADGFKFHIPRGYIYFAIAFSAAVEMFNVMARRNRNKPAG, encoded by the coding sequence ATGATGCAATTGATCACCAGCCCGGAAGCCTGGGCGGCGCTGTTGACCTTGACTGCGCTCGAGATCGTGCTCGGCATCGACAACGTCATCTTCCTGTCAGTGCTGGTCTCGCGGATTCCGCAACCGCAGGCCAACCGCGCGCGGCAGATCGGCCTGCTGCTGGCGCTGGTGTTCCGTATCATCCTGCTCAGCGTCCTGGTCTGGCTGATCGGGCTGACGCAGCCTGTGATCACCATCGAGAGTGTCGCGCTGTCATGGCGCGATATCATCCTGATCGGCGGCGGCCTGTTCCTGATCGCGAAAGCGACCCACGAGATCCACGGCGAGGTCGAGGCGCGTGACGCCGAGGAGAATGACAAGCCGAGCCCGAACGCGTTCTTCTGGGTGATCGTGCAGATCATCATCATCGACCTGGTGTTCTCGCTGGATTCGATCATCACCGCGATCGGCATGGCGCAGGACATCGAGATCATGATCGCGGCGGTCGTGATCGCCTGCGCGATCATGTACATCTCGTCGGGACCGGTGGCGAGGTTTGTCGCAGAGCATCCGACCACCAAGATGCTGGCGCTGGCGTTCCTGGTGCTGATCGGCGTGGCGCTGGTGGCCGACGGATTCAAATTCCACATCCCGCGCGGCTACATCTATTTCGCCATCGCATTCTCGGCGGCAGTCGAGATGTTCAACGTGATGGCCAGGCGCAACCGCAACAAGCCGGCGGGCTAA
- a CDS encoding AEC family transporter → MIDILNLALPYFGLIFIGYACGKAKGLPESGLAWMNFFLLYVSLPALLFGIMSKTPFAELNNPPFLIATTLGTVIAFFLAMVAGKLIGGLSLREATLAGLSGAYGNIGYMGPGLALAVLGTKAAAPTALIFCCDSIFLFSIVPLLIELTDRDHPSLLHALGVVLRQIVQNPLIMSAVFGALVAAFHIPIPVALDRTIQFLQNAAAPTALFVLGITVALRPFERVPWEVPGVVAIKLLIHPLLAFGLMLLLGPFPQPWAATAVLMASLPPALNVFVIARQNETWIEPASVAVLIGTFASVVTLTSVMWFIQSGRLVFP, encoded by the coding sequence ATGATCGATATCCTCAATCTGGCGTTGCCGTATTTCGGCTTGATCTTCATCGGCTACGCGTGCGGAAAAGCCAAGGGTTTGCCCGAGAGCGGGCTCGCCTGGATGAATTTCTTCCTGCTTTACGTTTCGTTGCCGGCGCTGCTGTTCGGGATCATGTCGAAGACACCGTTCGCCGAGCTGAACAACCCGCCATTCCTGATCGCCACCACGCTCGGAACCGTGATCGCGTTCTTCCTGGCGATGGTCGCAGGCAAGCTGATCGGCGGGCTGTCGCTGCGCGAGGCGACGCTTGCGGGCCTGTCGGGCGCCTACGGCAATATCGGCTACATGGGCCCTGGGCTGGCGCTCGCCGTGCTCGGCACCAAGGCGGCGGCGCCGACTGCGCTGATCTTCTGCTGCGACAGCATCTTCCTGTTCTCGATCGTGCCGCTCCTGATCGAACTCACCGACCGCGACCATCCCTCGCTGCTGCACGCGCTCGGCGTGGTGCTGCGGCAGATCGTGCAGAACCCGCTGATCATGTCGGCGGTGTTTGGCGCGCTGGTTGCCGCGTTTCACATCCCGATTCCAGTCGCGCTCGACCGCACCATCCAGTTCCTGCAAAACGCCGCCGCGCCGACGGCGCTGTTCGTGCTCGGCATCACCGTGGCGCTGCGGCCGTTCGAGCGGGTGCCGTGGGAGGTGCCGGGCGTGGTCGCGATCAAGCTTCTGATCCATCCGCTGCTGGCCTTCGGACTGATGCTGCTGCTCGGTCCGTTCCCGCAGCCCTGGGCTGCGACCGCGGTGCTGATGGCCTCGCTGCCGCCGGCGCTCAACGTGTTCGTGATCGCGCGGCAGAACGAGACCTGGATCGAGCCGGCATCGGTCGCGGTGCTGATCGGCACCTTCGCCTCGGTGGTCACGCTGACCAGCGTGATGTGGTTCATCCAGAGCGGACGGCTGGTGTTTCCCTAG